The Streptomyces nitrosporeus genome includes a window with the following:
- a CDS encoding MDR family MFS transporter produces MSVAGLRKAAHETVAGLPREFWWLWTSTLVNRLGAFVATFMALYLTMERGYSASYAGLVAALHGLGGVVSSLGAGVMTDRLGRRPTMLIAQLSTAVSVAVLGFMVHPVAIAGVAFVVGMASNASRPAVQAMMADIVRPEDRVRAFSLNYWAINLGFAVSSAGAGFIAEYSYLAGFLGEAAMTLACAVLVFMKVPESRPEEAGAPAGAEAVKDDVRLGTVLRDGRFMGVVGLSFLVALIFQQGYVGLPVAMGADGLSSSDFGTAIAVNGVLIVVLQIPVTRFIQHRDPRRLLIISSVLAGYGFGLTAFAGSVGVYAMTVCVWTLAEVVNAPTQTGIVVQLSPARGRGRYQGMYSMSWSAAALVAPLMSGTVIDHYGADWLWGTCAVLGTAAALGYWLLMRKLPEPEKARADGRLPVVPAPEPAAPAPPAAAAERA; encoded by the coding sequence ATGTCCGTCGCCGGTCTCAGAAAGGCGGCACACGAGACGGTCGCCGGGCTCCCCAGGGAGTTCTGGTGGCTGTGGACCAGCACGCTGGTCAACCGCCTCGGGGCCTTCGTCGCCACCTTCATGGCGCTGTACCTGACCATGGAGCGCGGCTACTCGGCCTCGTACGCGGGTCTGGTCGCCGCGCTGCACGGGCTCGGCGGGGTCGTCTCCTCGCTCGGGGCCGGTGTGATGACGGACCGCCTCGGCCGCCGGCCCACGATGCTGATCGCCCAGCTGTCGACCGCCGTGTCCGTGGCGGTGCTCGGTTTCATGGTCCACCCGGTCGCGATCGCGGGTGTGGCCTTCGTGGTCGGTATGGCCTCCAACGCGTCCCGTCCCGCCGTGCAGGCGATGATGGCCGACATCGTGCGCCCCGAGGACCGGGTGCGGGCCTTCTCGCTCAACTACTGGGCGATCAACCTGGGGTTCGCCGTCTCCTCGGCCGGTGCCGGGTTCATCGCCGAGTACAGCTACCTGGCCGGGTTCCTGGGGGAGGCCGCCATGACGCTGGCCTGCGCCGTCCTCGTCTTCATGAAGGTGCCGGAGTCCCGGCCCGAGGAGGCGGGGGCGCCGGCGGGCGCGGAGGCGGTGAAGGACGACGTGCGGCTGGGCACGGTGCTGCGCGACGGGCGGTTCATGGGGGTGGTGGGCCTGTCGTTCCTCGTCGCCCTGATCTTCCAGCAGGGGTACGTCGGACTGCCGGTGGCCATGGGGGCGGACGGGCTGTCCAGCTCCGACTTCGGTACGGCCATCGCCGTCAACGGGGTGCTGATCGTGGTGCTCCAGATCCCCGTCACCCGCTTCATCCAGCACCGCGACCCGCGCCGGCTGCTGATCATCTCGTCGGTGCTCGCGGGGTACGGCTTCGGGCTGACCGCCTTCGCCGGGTCGGTCGGCGTGTACGCGATGACCGTGTGCGTCTGGACCCTGGCCGAGGTGGTCAACGCCCCGACACAGACCGGCATCGTCGTCCAGCTCTCCCCGGCCCGCGGCCGGGGCCGCTACCAGGGCATGTACTCGATGTCCTGGTCGGCGGCGGCGCTGGTCGCCCCGCTGATGTCCGGCACGGTGATCGACCACTACGGTGCCGACTGGCTCTGGGGGACCTGCGCGGTGCTGGGTACGGCGGCGGCGCTCGGTTACTGGCTGCTGATGCGGAAGCTGCCGGAGCCGGAGAAGGCGCGGGCGGACGGACGGCTTCCCGTGGTCCCCGCACCGGAACCGGCGGCCCCGGCCCCGCCCGCGGCGGCGGCCGAGCGCGCGTAG
- a CDS encoding sensor histidine kinase, whose translation MDVNAAVAAAAAIAGLCTGVIAVLAFRWSEREQKRPTRTSLRPERGAPLPAGVDTVLSVLSSSAVVLDESDSVVKASSAAYALGLVRGGRLAVEPMLNMARDTRRDGEIRQVELDLPRRGTGRGEALAVSARVAPLGSRLVLLLVEDLTEARRIEAVRRDFVANVSHELKTPVGALSLLSEAVMDASDDPEAVERFAGRMQIEATRLTNLVQELIDLSRVQNDDPLEDAEPVRVDELVAEAVDRCRQQAAHKQITMASGGASGLFVWGNRGQLAAALGNLVENAVNYSPVRTRVGIAARRMAAPGGDLIEIAVTDQGFGIPEKDRERVFERFYRVDPARSRATGGTGLGLAIVKHVAASHGGEVTVWSSEGQGSTFTLRLPESGVVRGRTTGGPLISDGESVDDDGPYENDTFEPFPAPEALP comes from the coding sequence ATGGACGTGAACGCGGCGGTCGCCGCAGCCGCTGCGATCGCCGGGTTGTGCACCGGCGTGATCGCCGTGCTGGCGTTCCGCTGGAGCGAGCGCGAGCAGAAGCGGCCGACGCGTACGTCCCTGCGGCCCGAGCGCGGTGCCCCCCTGCCCGCGGGGGTGGACACGGTCCTCTCCGTGCTCAGCTCCTCCGCGGTGGTGCTCGACGAGAGCGACAGCGTCGTCAAGGCCAGTTCCGCCGCCTACGCGCTGGGGCTGGTCAGGGGCGGGCGCCTGGCGGTCGAGCCGATGCTCAACATGGCCAGGGACACCCGGCGGGACGGCGAGATACGACAGGTGGAGCTGGATCTGCCCAGGCGCGGCACCGGACGCGGCGAGGCACTCGCCGTCTCCGCCCGGGTCGCCCCGCTCGGCTCCCGGCTGGTGCTGCTGCTCGTCGAGGACCTCACGGAGGCCCGCCGCATAGAAGCGGTACGCCGCGACTTCGTCGCCAACGTCAGCCATGAGCTCAAGACCCCGGTCGGCGCGCTGTCGCTGCTGTCCGAGGCCGTCATGGACGCCTCGGACGACCCGGAGGCGGTGGAGCGGTTCGCCGGACGCATGCAGATAGAGGCGACCCGGCTGACCAACCTCGTCCAGGAACTCATCGATCTCTCGCGGGTGCAGAACGACGACCCGCTGGAGGACGCGGAGCCCGTACGCGTGGACGAGCTCGTCGCCGAGGCGGTCGACCGGTGCCGGCAGCAGGCGGCGCACAAACAGATCACCATGGCCTCGGGCGGTGCCTCCGGGCTCTTCGTCTGGGGCAACCGCGGCCAGCTCGCGGCCGCGCTCGGCAACCTCGTGGAGAACGCCGTCAACTACAGTCCCGTCCGTACCCGGGTCGGTATCGCCGCCCGCCGGATGGCCGCACCCGGCGGGGACCTGATCGAGATAGCCGTGACCGACCAGGGCTTCGGCATCCCCGAGAAGGACCGCGAGCGGGTCTTCGAGCGGTTCTACCGTGTCGACCCCGCCCGCTCACGGGCCACCGGTGGCACCGGCCTCGGCCTCGCCATCGTCAAGCATGTGGCCGCCTCGCACGGCGGGGAGGTCACTGTGTGGAGCTCGGAGGGCCAGGGCTCCACCTTCACCCTGCGACTGCCCGAATCGGGCGTCGTACGGGGCCGCACCACCGGCGGACCGCTCATCTCCGACGGGGAATCCGTCGACGACGACGGCCCGTACGAGAACGACACCTTCGAACCGTTTCCTGCCCCGGAGGCTCTTCCGTGA
- a CDS encoding ATP-binding protein, producing the protein MNDIAEGAIPVVLSGQALLSLRESGHNFPSAVGEVIDNSVEARANHVQIMTEEVMKGRKKVISQIAFFDDGEGMDDKTLHHYLQLGFSTRFMSDKTIGKFGVGAKLAGLSVGTCIEAWSRVAGSEAIRHVKFDLDDAVEAEKRGEKIGINPPNDEPLPAHLVPYFPEGTGTLVLWSKIDRVSDGHGRSTPDHVRTEITKELSRIFRDFLCGGIKITVDHTDLVPHDPTFLRKGTWVDKVLTDEIARREKAPRDDKDTHFEGQVFFNEEVDVQGTDHKIRVVITLAPREVLRAKGKGGDTLARKLRLPENEGAISFMRLDREISYTPVARLFPDGILTPDRFIGFEVYFTPELDRLMGVRNVKRGAVPADELRKTLRDLARRIIPRAREELQRHWGDDDRTEAVKSGEHAPLAKAVKEADRTMPKSRVKDVPTPDERDREYVDLAQDAGRSSTEEEQAAYVQEIKDMPFVIETVSFPGDQLIELTHLGDQTIIRLNQRHAFYREMYEPLNALSKDVTMANAPSLQTTARRAIEAITLLLVAYAKAESMHDTPNEQYGQLRKQWGGFAELYLNKIKDVL; encoded by the coding sequence ATGAACGACATCGCCGAGGGCGCCATTCCCGTCGTCCTGTCCGGCCAGGCACTCCTCAGCCTCCGTGAGTCGGGCCATAACTTCCCGTCCGCAGTCGGGGAAGTGATCGACAACAGCGTCGAGGCACGCGCCAACCACGTCCAGATCATGACTGAAGAGGTCATGAAGGGGCGCAAGAAGGTGATCAGCCAGATCGCCTTTTTCGACGACGGGGAGGGCATGGATGACAAGACCCTGCACCACTACCTGCAACTTGGCTTCTCCACGCGGTTCATGTCCGACAAGACCATCGGAAAGTTCGGTGTCGGCGCCAAGCTGGCCGGCCTCAGCGTGGGCACGTGCATCGAAGCATGGTCTCGTGTGGCGGGTAGCGAGGCGATCAGGCATGTGAAGTTCGACCTGGACGATGCCGTCGAAGCAGAGAAGCGGGGGGAGAAGATCGGCATTAATCCGCCCAACGATGAGCCGCTGCCCGCCCATCTCGTGCCCTACTTCCCGGAAGGCACCGGGACGCTAGTCCTCTGGTCCAAGATCGACCGGGTGTCCGACGGACACGGCCGCAGCACCCCGGATCACGTCCGCACAGAAATCACCAAGGAACTCTCCAGGATCTTCCGGGACTTCCTCTGCGGCGGCATCAAGATCACGGTCGACCACACCGATCTTGTGCCCCACGACCCGACGTTTCTGCGCAAGGGAACTTGGGTGGACAAGGTCCTGACGGATGAAATCGCTCGCCGCGAGAAAGCACCGCGGGACGACAAGGACACCCACTTCGAGGGGCAGGTCTTCTTCAACGAAGAAGTGGACGTCCAGGGAACCGATCACAAGATTCGAGTGGTCATTACGCTCGCACCCCGCGAAGTGCTGCGGGCCAAGGGCAAGGGTGGAGACACCCTGGCACGCAAGCTGCGGTTGCCCGAGAACGAGGGCGCAATCAGCTTCATGCGGCTCGACCGCGAGATCAGTTACACGCCGGTGGCCCGTCTCTTCCCCGACGGGATCCTTACGCCGGACAGGTTTATCGGCTTCGAGGTCTACTTCACCCCTGAGCTCGACCGCCTCATGGGCGTCCGCAACGTCAAGCGCGGAGCAGTGCCGGCAGATGAACTCCGCAAGACTCTCCGCGATTTGGCTCGCCGGATCATCCCGCGGGCGCGCGAAGAACTCCAGCGCCACTGGGGCGATGACGATCGGACCGAAGCGGTGAAGTCAGGGGAGCACGCCCCTCTGGCCAAGGCGGTGAAGGAAGCCGATCGCACGATGCCCAAGTCGCGAGTCAAGGACGTACCCACTCCGGACGAACGGGACAGGGAGTACGTCGACCTTGCTCAGGACGCGGGGCGCAGCTCGACCGAGGAAGAGCAGGCAGCGTACGTCCAAGAGATCAAGGACATGCCCTTCGTGATCGAGACGGTCAGCTTCCCTGGCGACCAACTCATCGAGCTGACCCACCTTGGGGACCAGACGATCATCCGGCTCAATCAGCGACACGCCTTCTACCGGGAGATGTACGAGCCGCTTAATGCTCTCTCCAAGGACGTCACCATGGCGAATGCTCCGTCGCTGCAGACGACGGCACGTCGAGCGATCGAAGCCATAACTCTGCTGCTCGTCGCCTACGCGAAGGCTGAGTCGATGCACGACACCCCGAACGAGCAGTACGGACAGTTGAGGAAGCAATGGGGCGGCTTCGCTGAGCTATACCTCAACAAGATCAAGGACGTTCTCTGA
- a CDS encoding phosphoglyceromutase: MADAPYKLILLRHGESEWNAKNLFTGWVDVNLTEKGEKEAVRGGELLKDAGLLPDVVHTSLQKRAIRTAQLSLEAADRHWIPVHRSWRLNERHYGALQGKDKAQTLAEFGEEQFMLWRRSYDTPPPALEDGTEFSQSADARYATIPPELRPRTECLKDVVVRMMPYWYDGIVPDLLTGRTVLVAAHGNSLRALVKHLDGISDTDIAGLNIPTGIPLSYELDADFRPLNPGGTYLDPDAAKAAIEAVKNQGKKK; the protein is encoded by the coding sequence ATGGCCGACGCACCGTACAAGCTGATCCTGCTCCGCCACGGCGAGAGCGAATGGAACGCGAAGAACCTGTTCACCGGATGGGTGGACGTCAACCTCACCGAGAAGGGCGAGAAGGAGGCGGTCCGCGGCGGTGAGCTGCTCAAGGACGCCGGCCTGCTCCCCGATGTCGTGCACACCTCCCTCCAGAAGCGCGCGATCCGCACCGCCCAGCTCTCGCTGGAGGCCGCCGACCGCCACTGGATCCCCGTGCACCGCTCCTGGCGCCTGAACGAGCGCCACTACGGCGCCCTCCAGGGCAAGGACAAGGCCCAGACCCTCGCCGAGTTCGGCGAGGAGCAGTTCATGCTGTGGCGCCGTTCGTACGACACCCCGCCGCCGGCCCTGGAGGACGGCACGGAGTTCTCGCAGAGCGCCGACGCGCGCTACGCGACGATCCCGCCGGAGCTGCGCCCGCGCACGGAGTGCCTCAAGGACGTCGTCGTCCGCATGATGCCGTACTGGTACGACGGCATCGTCCCGGACCTGCTGACCGGCCGCACCGTCCTGGTCGCCGCCCACGGCAACAGCCTGCGCGCCCTGGTCAAGCACCTCGACGGCATCTCCGACACGGACATCGCGGGCCTCAACATCCCGACCGGCATCCCGCTCTCCTACGAGCTGGACGCCGACTTCCGCCCGCTGAACCCGGGCGGCACCTACCTCGACCCGGACGCGGCGAAGGCCGCGATCGAGGCCGTGAAGAACCAGGGCAAGAAGAAGTAA
- the dndE gene encoding DNA sulfur modification protein DndE: MSLDSVRLSQPAKDRLSWLKRTTGIPNWNVLCRWALVMSLKDPSTPLVKDIVTDSTVEMSWKTFAGQYGDIYLALLKQRCIADGDEPTDENVAKTLTIHLHRGIGHLGGQKEFQSLEGLVGAANPT; encoded by the coding sequence ATGTCGCTCGATAGCGTCCGTCTCTCACAGCCAGCCAAAGATCGTTTGTCGTGGCTGAAGCGCACGACCGGGATCCCCAACTGGAACGTTCTGTGTCGGTGGGCCCTCGTCATGTCACTCAAGGACCCGTCGACGCCGTTGGTGAAGGACATCGTCACCGATTCGACTGTGGAGATGTCGTGGAAGACCTTTGCCGGCCAGTATGGCGACATCTATCTGGCACTCCTTAAGCAACGCTGTATTGCCGACGGGGACGAGCCGACGGATGAAAACGTCGCCAAGACTTTGACGATTCATCTACATCGAGGCATCGGCCACCTTGGTGGCCAAAAGGAATTCCAGTCCCTGGAAGGCTTGGTCGGAGCGGCCAACCCTACGTAA
- a CDS encoding HNH endonuclease — protein MQPQEVGEFFAEIKKALDSNWSDEALRSLSKHTVPEVIPGNHGWLLRGDLSTVWARWFIESLVDLAPYELDTTLNIGHLHLPILAFFDATSPLVPLDERKKYAKALTTFAWQLVIARRERKRAPIGVSLRKELWARGQPQPRCYLCGFLFESPARKKFLCESKDIPPVPKLVDFTRPRGQRPAQLCIEVDHVIPVTDGGKTNADNLRLACGWCNSIKNRYTNIYDATPWSGGIFQHPTLGPVTRPQPLWVLRTVATRRRCEHPDGCSSKIEDSELFAGPRNPKGALTPVNLAVYCEVHDPWYLDRWIGPKRLAASSTM, from the coding sequence ATGCAGCCGCAGGAAGTCGGCGAATTCTTCGCCGAGATCAAGAAAGCGCTGGACAGTAACTGGTCAGATGAGGCTTTGAGGTCACTCTCGAAGCACACGGTTCCAGAAGTTATCCCAGGCAATCACGGCTGGCTTCTACGCGGAGATCTCTCCACGGTATGGGCGCGATGGTTCATCGAAAGCCTGGTGGACCTTGCCCCGTACGAGCTGGACACGACACTCAACATCGGACACCTTCACCTACCGATACTGGCATTTTTTGACGCCACCAGCCCGCTGGTCCCCCTCGACGAGCGCAAGAAATACGCCAAAGCGCTCACCACATTCGCCTGGCAACTGGTCATCGCCCGAAGAGAACGGAAGCGGGCCCCGATCGGAGTTTCGCTACGCAAAGAGCTCTGGGCTCGTGGACAACCACAACCACGCTGCTATCTGTGCGGATTCTTGTTCGAGTCCCCGGCTCGGAAAAAGTTTCTCTGCGAGTCTAAGGATATTCCACCGGTACCGAAACTCGTTGACTTCACACGCCCTCGCGGTCAGCGTCCCGCACAACTATGTATCGAGGTCGATCATGTCATCCCCGTTACAGACGGAGGGAAGACGAATGCCGATAACTTGCGCCTTGCCTGTGGCTGGTGCAATTCGATAAAGAATCGGTACACGAACATTTACGATGCCACCCCGTGGTCAGGTGGCATATTTCAGCATCCTACGCTTGGGCCCGTGACACGACCCCAGCCGCTGTGGGTATTGCGTACGGTTGCCACTCGCAGAAGGTGCGAGCACCCCGATGGGTGCTCATCGAAAATTGAAGACAGCGAGCTGTTCGCGGGGCCTAGAAACCCAAAGGGCGCCCTTACACCAGTGAATCTCGCCGTGTACTGCGAGGTTCACGACCCCTGGTATCTGGATAGGTGGATCGGGCCGAAGCGTCTTGCCGCATCGTCCACGATGTAG
- the phoU gene encoding phosphate signaling complex protein PhoU translates to MRDAYHEELDSIGEGLVEMARLVGSAIGRATTSMLDADLHLAESVIAADQKVDDLQHDLEARAIALLARQQPVATDLRIVVTSLRMSADLERSGDLAQHVAKLARLRFPASAVPRDLHATILEMGQLAQRLMAKAAEVIITKDVDLALQLEQDDDEMDLLHRALFQHLMDDRWKHGIETAVDVTLLGRYYERFADHAVSVAKRVVYLVTGEHADEIQTPTAVEGA, encoded by the coding sequence ATGCGCGACGCTTACCACGAGGAACTCGATTCGATCGGTGAAGGGCTGGTCGAGATGGCCCGGCTCGTCGGATCGGCGATCGGACGGGCCACGACGTCCATGCTGGACGCCGATCTCCATCTCGCCGAGAGCGTGATCGCCGCGGACCAGAAGGTCGACGACCTGCAGCACGACCTGGAGGCCAGGGCCATCGCCCTGCTGGCCCGCCAGCAGCCGGTCGCCACCGATCTGCGGATCGTGGTCACCTCGCTGCGGATGAGCGCCGACCTGGAGCGCTCGGGCGACCTCGCCCAGCACGTCGCCAAGCTGGCCCGGCTGCGTTTCCCGGCCTCGGCGGTGCCGCGCGACCTGCACGCCACCATCCTGGAGATGGGCCAGCTCGCCCAGCGGCTGATGGCGAAGGCCGCCGAGGTGATCATCACCAAGGACGTCGACCTGGCGCTCCAGCTGGAGCAGGACGACGACGAGATGGACCTGCTGCACCGCGCCCTGTTCCAGCACCTGATGGACGACCGCTGGAAGCACGGCATCGAGACGGCGGTCGACGTGACGCTGCTCGGCCGCTACTACGAGCGCTTCGCCGACCACGCCGTGTCGGTCGCCAAGCGGGTCGTCTACCTCGTGACGGGCGAGCACGCCGACGAGATCCAGACGCCGACGGCGGTGGAGGGGGCGTAA